In one window of Arachis ipaensis cultivar K30076 chromosome B06, Araip1.1, whole genome shotgun sequence DNA:
- the LOC110263765 gene encoding uncharacterized protein LOC110263765 yields MDQNNINSDDDGEDTIEMSATSNKKGMSLDMYFKVHGINLEDEEDEEDEENELDDNANDAGSGGQTSNEDLGTIKKKTRGKTTCKKLHATDFNDRREVEFFQGQPVGPTNAVVSDLNQLLGTTVRNPRFVTLLYTSWHGVPSKLKEEMWEYANQKFILPISSKSWVMWGFCGAWKKYKREIKKEHFVKYNTKKEMIKNRPLEIPEVQFRKLIWYWSLPAIKAISAKNTKNRLKQTCPHRMGSTNFGIVRKQLRDSKENSEEPSRAEVFIATRTSKKGKEIDAKTQATITELQNHLEAGENEEDAFVGVLGKDQPGRVRCYGASITRSSLKKDEEIRHIKVEYNTKVSSLEKKMDGVCGLLKVLVHQLNLGMSNEEVTTLVQAAQDSPLDTSSSKARNTPRSSEATHIPHKDDGTGQNNLPCNDT; encoded by the exons ATGgatcaaaataatataaattctgatgatgatggagaagatACAATCGAGATGAGTGCAACTTCAAATAAAAAAGGAATGAGTCTTGACATGTATTTTAAGGTACATGGGATAAATTtggaagatgaagaagatgaggaagatgaagaaaATGAGCTTGATGATAATGCAAATGATGCGGGTAGTGGAGGACAAACTAGTAATGAAG ACTtaggcacaataaagaagaaaacCCGTGGAAAAACTACGTGCAAAAAGCTTCATGCCACAGATTTTAATGATCGACGTGAGGTAGAATTTTTTCAAGGGCAGCCTGTAGGTCCAACCAATGCGGTTGTATCTGACCTCAACCAACTATTGGGCACAACAGTTAGAAACCCTCGTTTTGTGACTTTGTTATATACTAGTTGGCATGGTGTGCCTAGTAAACTCAAAGAGGAAATGTGGGAGTATGCCAAT CAAAAGTTTATTCTTCCCATAAGTTCAAAGTCATGGGTAATGTGGGGATTTTGTGGTGCATGGAAAAAATAtaagagagaaataaaaaaagagcaTTTCGTGAAGTACAACACAAAGAAAGAAATGATAAAGAACCGGCCATTAGAGATTCCCGAGGTTCAATTTCGCAAACTAATTTGGTATTGGAGTCTTCCGGCTATCAAG GCTATCTCTGCTAAGAATACTAAAAATAGGTTAAAACAAACATGTCCTCACCGAATGGGATCCACAAATTTTGGAATAGTGCGTAAGCAGCTG CGCGACTCTAAAGAGAACAGTGAAGAACCATCAAGGGCTGAAGTTTTCATAGCAACTCGCACAagtaagaaaggaaaagaaattgaTGCTAAAACACAAGCCACAATT ACTGAACTTCAGAACCACTTAGAAGCAGGAGAAAATGAAGAGGATGCATTTGTAGGAGTGTTAGGAAAGGACCAACCAGGTCGAGTTCGTTGTTATGGGGCTTCGATTACAAGAAGCTCTCTTAAAAAAGATGAGGAGATTCGCCACATAAAAGTTGAATATAACACTAAGGTCTCATCATTAGAGAAGAAGATGGATGGTGTATGTGGTTTATTAAAGGTATTGGTGCACCAACTCAACCTTGGAATGAGCAATGAAGAGGTAACAACCTTAGTTCAAGCTGCCCAAGATTCTCCTTTGGATACCTCAAGTAGCAAAGCAAGAAATACTCCTCGCTCCTCCGAAGCAACTCACATTCCACACAAAGATGAT GGCACAGGTCAAAACAATTTACCTTGCAATGATACATGA